In a single window of the Rhopalosiphum padi isolate XX-2018 chromosome 1, ASM2088224v1, whole genome shotgun sequence genome:
- the LOC132917636 gene encoding zinc finger protein GLIS2 homolog isoform X2 produces the protein MYLTYITLLYFMWENCDLYMNKTELPKHVIDHIAPESQGLFYCKWKSCTRGDRAFNAKYKILVHIRTHTNDKPHQCYICGKSFTRAENLKIHARSHTGEKPYVCSVNGCNKAYSNTSDRFKHTRTHFIEKPYACRVESCLKRYTDPSSLRKHAKSHNHQVKVILTQDTNPCCSSSVFITPTCSAYSMSNVIDQPLDLSIRWKK, from the exons ATGTACCTTACATAcattacgttattatattttat gTGGGAAAATTGTGATTTATACATGAATAAAACAGAACTACCAAAACATGTAATAGACCACATTGCTCCAGAATCTCAAGGGTTGTTCTACTGCAAATGGAAAAGTTGTACGAGAGGAGACCGAGCTTTTAACGCCAA GTACAAGATATTAGTCCACATACGCACTCATACAAATGACAAGCCGCATCAATGCTATATATGCGGTAAAAGCTTTACGCGGGCCGAAAATTTGAAGATTCATGCTCGTTCGCATACAG GGGAAAAACCGTACGTTTGTTCAGTAAATGGATGCAACAAGGCATATTCCAATACGAGCGATCGCTTCAAGCACACCCGAACGCACTTCATCGAAAAACCATACGCTTGTCGAGTGGAAAGCTGTCTGAAAAGATACACGGACCCCAGCTCTTTGAGAAAACACGCTAAAAGTCATAATCATCAAGTAAAGGTGATATTGA CACAAGATACGAATCCATGTTGTTCTTCGTCGGTTTTCATAACTCCTACTTGTTCTGCGTATTCCATGTCCAACGTTATTGACCAACCACTAGATTTATCAATTCGTTGGAAAAAATAA
- the LOC132932004 gene encoding T-complex protein 1 subunit epsilon: MSFIPGSLGFDEFGTPFIIIKDQHKQRRLTGIDALKSHIMAARSIAKTLYTSLGPKGLDKMMVSSDGEVTVTNDGATILNMMDVDHEIAKLMVQLSQSQDNEIGDGTTGVVVIAGALLEQAEHLLDQGIHPIRIADGFELAAQSACKHLDSIADSFPVDINNLEPLIKTAMTTLGSKIVNKCHRQMAEIAVNAVISVADFDKRDVNFELIKVQGKEGGRLEDTMLVKGVVVDKDFSHPQMPKELKNVHLAILTCPFEPPKPKTKHKLDVASVEDYRALRKYEQDTFNEMVKKVKDAGATLAICQWGFDDEANHLLLKHELPAVRWVGGPEIELIAIATGGRIIPRFEEVSKEKLGYAGKVSELSFGTTKDKMLVIEECKNSRAVTIFIRGGNKMIIEEAKRSIHDALCVVRNLVQDNRIVYGGGAAEISCAIAVSTEADKISSIEQYAYRAFADALESVPLALAENSGLSPIDTLTQVRARQIKENNPALGIDCMLIGTNDMKEQNVIETLHSKKQQIILAAQLVKMILKIDDVRVPGENFD, translated from the exons ATGTCTTTCATACCCGGTTCGTTGGGTTTCGATGAGTTCGGTACGCCGTTCATCATCATAAAAGACCAACACAAACAGCGTAGGCTGACTGGTATCGATGCGTTAAAG tCTCATATTATGGCTGCACGGTCTATCGCCAAGACATTGTACACATCATTGGGTCCAAAAGGTTTGGATAAAATGATGGTTTCATCTGATGGTGAAGTGACTGTCACCAACGATGGTGCCACCATTTTAAACATGATGGATGTTGATCATGAAATCGCTAAGCTTATGGTGCAGTTGTCTCAATCCCAAGATAATGAAATTGGTGATGGAACTACTGGTGTAGTAG TCATTGCCGGAGCTTTGCTTGAACAAGCTGAACATTTGCTTGATCAGGGTATACATCCTATCAGAATTGCAGATGGTTTTGAATTAGCTGCTCAAAGTGCTTGCAAGCATTTAGACTCGATTGCTGATTCATTTCCAGTTGATATCAACAACTTGGAACCCCTTATTAAAACAGCAATGACAACTCTGGGATCCAAAat TGTCAACAAGTGTCATCGTCAAATGGCTGAAATAGCTGTAAATGCAGTTATATCTGTAGCAGATTTTGATAAACGTGATGTCAATTTTGAGTTGATCAAAGTTCAAGGAAAAGAAGGAGGAAGATTAGAAGATACAATGTTAGTTAAAGGAGTTGTAGTTGATAAAGACTTTTCACATCCTCAAATGCCAAAA gaACTGAAAAATGTTCATCTCGCCATTCTTACTTGTCCGTTTGAGCCACCTAAGCCAAAGACTAAGCATAAGTTGGATGTTGCTTCAGTTGAAGACTACAGAGCATTAAGAAAATATGAACAAGATACATTCAATGAAATGGTTAAAAAAGTGAAAGATGCTGGTGCTACATTAGCAATTTGTCAATGGGGTTTTGATGATGAAGCTAATCATTTGTTATTGAAACACGAATTACCTGCTGTACGCTGGGTTGGTGGACCTGAGATAGAA TTAATTGCAATTGCTACCGGAGGTAGAATCATTCCTCGTTTTGAAGAAGTTTCTAAAGAAAAACTAGGTTACGCTGGTAAAGTTAGCGAACTTTCTTTTGGTACTACTAAAGACAAAATGTTGGTGATTGAAGAATGTAAGAATTCACGTGCTGTCACCATATTTATCCGTGGTGGAAATAAAATG ATCATTGAAGAAGCCAAACGCAGTATTCATGATGCCTTATGTGTTGTGCGAAACTTGGTGCAAGATAACCGCATAGTTTATGGTGGTGGTGCAGCTGAAATTTCATGTGCTATTGCTGTTTCTACAGAAGCAGACAAGATTTCATCCATTGAACAATATGCATACCGGGCATTTGCAGATGCTTTAGAAAGCGTTCCATTAGCTTTAGCTGAGAATAGTGGATTGTCACCAATTGATACGTTAACTCAAGTTAGAGCCAGACAAATCAAAGAAAATAATCCAGCTCTTGGTATAGATTGTATGCTCATTGGAActaatg acatgAAAGAACAAAATGTTATAGAGACTCTTCATAGCAAGAAACAACAGATTATTTTGGCTGCACAGTTAGttaaaatgattttgaaaatagaTGACGTCAGAGTTCCAGGAGAAAATTTTGATtag
- the LOC132917637 gene encoding uncharacterized protein LOC132917637, whose translation MEDKVEICKVQGLELILKSINCEKYKSKFENHGINEHTFIQLTADDLRYLDVDNKDIYALLTAINVLNKTLNNSEIRLSNDEILKLQSKMCGQLGYIALVLNHIHCLITSDKSNLNDMLIDNHISAIDAALMLKPYMRAEEKSIENTLKNVFKITTRSKTIMITTTMCLVLVFGLTFRRLSYSFNLKSIF comes from the exons ATGGAAGACAAGGTTGAAAT ATGTAAGGTCCAAGGGTTggaattgatattaaaatcaataaattgtgAAAAGTATAAATCCAAATTTGAAAATCATGGAATTAATGAACATACCTTTATTCAGTTGACTGCAGATGATCTCAGATACCTGGATGTTGATAATAAGGACATTTATGCTTTATTGACTGCGATAAATGTACTCAATAAGACATTAAACAACAGTGAAATACGATTATC aaacgaTGAAATTCTTAAACTTCAGTCCAAAATGTGTGGGCAACTTGGATACATTGCTTTAGTTTTAAATCATATACACTGTTTAATCACTAgtgataaaagtaatttaaatgacATGTTAATTGATAATCATATTTCGGCAATTGATGCTGCTTTAATGTTAAAGCCATATATGAGAGCAGAAGAAAAAAGCattgaaaatacattaaaaaatgtttttaag ATTACAACGAGAAGTAAAACTATTATGATTACTACAACAATGTGTTTAGTCCTTGTATTTGGTCTTACATTTAGACGTCTAAGTTattcattcaatttaaaatctatattctaa
- the LOC132932005 gene encoding voltage-gated potassium channel subunit beta-2 isoform X2, with the protein MLFQFPVNDGGGPQRSSCSSSKDDSQQTSLYKCKAPIASLDCMADLGSTTEQLCAKLQATAVKESVDRVSSAAQSPSLTSGLRYRNLGKSGLRVSNIGLATWTTYNTAINEEQLDAVVTAAYNAGINLFDLTEGPQSSEQAETQLGAILKRKNWKRVSYSVITKIHWHYKSEERGLSRKHIIESVRSSVARLQLDYIDIVLIQKADPMCPLEEVVRAMDFLVSEGLIMYWGTAKWSPIDVTEMYTACRQLNCSTPILEQSEYHMLCREKVEIYMPELYNKIGVGLMAWSPLAMGLLPSFKDSLRSRSSNRTKASSISWNQDDRKPPSKENNEPLTRNTKEILFSISLIADRLGCSLVQLCIAWTLKNESVQCLLLGAATTHQFYHALHGLQLLPKLNSNVMAELERILDNKPVRPPMVSTLAMR; encoded by the exons ATGTTATTTCAATTTCCCGTAAACGACGGAGGTGGTCCCCAGAGGTCCAGCTGCAGCTCTAGCAAAGACGACTCGCAACAGACGTCTCTGTATAA ATGCAAGGCACCGATAGCCAGCCTAGACTGCATGGCCGACCTGGGCAGTACCACGGAACAGCTGTGTGCCAAGCTGCAAGCGACCGCGGTCAAGGAGTCGGTTGACCGGGTGTCGTCCGCGGCACAATCGCCCAGCCTGACGTCCGGGCTCCGGTACCGGAACTTGGGTAAAAGCGGCCTGCGCGTATCCAACATCGGGCTGGCCACGTGGACCACATACAACACGGCCATCAATGAGGAACAGCTAGACGCGGTGGTGACGGCCGCGTACAACGCCGGCATCAACCTGTTCGACCTTACTGAGGGTCCGCAGAGCAGCGAACAGGCCGAGACCCAGCTGGGCGCCATACTCAAAAGGAAAAACTGGAAACGAGTGTCGTACAGCGTTATAACCAAAATCCATTGGCACTACAA ATCCGAAGAACGAGGGTTGTCACGTAAACACATTATCGAATCGGTGCGATCGTCCGTCGCGAGACTTCAACTCGACTACATTGACATCGTTCTGATACAAAAAGCCGATCCGATGTGTCCACTCGAAG AAGTAGTTAGAGCTATGGATTTTCTCGTATCAGAAGGACTCATAATGTATTGGGGCACAGCTAAATGGTCACCAATCGATGTCACAGAAATGTACACTGCTTGCAGACAATTAAATTGCTCTACACCAATCCTAGAACAATCTGAATACCATATGTTGTGCAGGGAAAAAGTTGAGATTTACATGCCTGAACTGTATAATAAGATCG GTGTGGGTTTAATGGCTTGGTCACCATTAGCCATGGGATTATTGCCTTCTTTCAAAGACTCGCTCAGAAGCAGATCGTCCAATAGG ACAAAAGCTTCCAGTATCAGTTGGAATCAAGACGATCGAAAACCACCTAGTAAAGAG AACAATGAACCATTGACAAGAAATACTAaggaaatattgttttcaatttcattAATAGCAGACCGTCTCGGCTGTAGCTTAGTTCAACTGTGTATAGCATGGACATTAAAAAACGAAAGTGTTCAATGCCTCTTACTAGGAGCAGCAACGACACACCAGTTTTATCACGCTTTACATGGATTACAG tTGTTGCCAAAACTCAACTCAAATGTAATGGCCGAATTGGAGCGTATACTGGACAATAAGCCAGTACGACCACCAATGGTATCAACTCTAGCAATGAGATGA
- the LOC132917636 gene encoding zinc finger protein GLIS2 homolog isoform X1 translates to MKHIYNINNMLDNNDEDSSCSCKWENCDLYMNKTELPKHVIDHIAPESQGLFYCKWKSCTRGDRAFNAKYKILVHIRTHTNDKPHQCYICGKSFTRAENLKIHARSHTGEKPYVCSVNGCNKAYSNTSDRFKHTRTHFIEKPYACRVESCLKRYTDPSSLRKHAKSHNHQVKVILTQDTNPCCSSSVFITPTCSAYSMSNVIDQPLDLSIRWKK, encoded by the exons AtgaaacacatttataatatcaataacatgCTGGACAACAATGATGAAGATTCGTCGTGCTCTtgcaa gTGGGAAAATTGTGATTTATACATGAATAAAACAGAACTACCAAAACATGTAATAGACCACATTGCTCCAGAATCTCAAGGGTTGTTCTACTGCAAATGGAAAAGTTGTACGAGAGGAGACCGAGCTTTTAACGCCAA GTACAAGATATTAGTCCACATACGCACTCATACAAATGACAAGCCGCATCAATGCTATATATGCGGTAAAAGCTTTACGCGGGCCGAAAATTTGAAGATTCATGCTCGTTCGCATACAG GGGAAAAACCGTACGTTTGTTCAGTAAATGGATGCAACAAGGCATATTCCAATACGAGCGATCGCTTCAAGCACACCCGAACGCACTTCATCGAAAAACCATACGCTTGTCGAGTGGAAAGCTGTCTGAAAAGATACACGGACCCCAGCTCTTTGAGAAAACACGCTAAAAGTCATAATCATCAAGTAAAGGTGATATTGA CACAAGATACGAATCCATGTTGTTCTTCGTCGGTTTTCATAACTCCTACTTGTTCTGCGTATTCCATGTCCAACGTTATTGACCAACCACTAGATTTATCAATTCGTTGGAAAAAATAA
- the LOC132932005 gene encoding voltage-gated potassium channel subunit beta-2 isoform X3 codes for MADLGSTTEQLCAKLQATAVKESVDRVSSAAQSPSLTSGLRYRNLGKSGLRVSNIGLATWTTYNTAINEEQLDAVVTAAYNAGINLFDLTEGPQSSEQAETQLGAILKRKNWKRVSYSVITKIHWHYKSEERGLSRKHIIESVRSSVARLQLDYIDIVLIQKADPMCPLEEVVRAMDFLVSEGLIMYWGTAKWSPIDVTEMYTACRQLNCSTPILEQSEYHMLCREKVEIYMPELYNKIGVGLMAWSPLAMGLLPSFKDSLRSRSSNRTKASSISWNQDDRKPPSKENNEPLTRNTKEILFSISLIADRLGCSLVQLCIAWTLKNESVQCLLLGAATTHQFYHALHGLQLLPKLNSNVMAELERILDNKPVRPPMVSTLAMR; via the exons ATGGCCGACCTGGGCAGTACCACGGAACAGCTGTGTGCCAAGCTGCAAGCGACCGCGGTCAAGGAGTCGGTTGACCGGGTGTCGTCCGCGGCACAATCGCCCAGCCTGACGTCCGGGCTCCGGTACCGGAACTTGGGTAAAAGCGGCCTGCGCGTATCCAACATCGGGCTGGCCACGTGGACCACATACAACACGGCCATCAATGAGGAACAGCTAGACGCGGTGGTGACGGCCGCGTACAACGCCGGCATCAACCTGTTCGACCTTACTGAGGGTCCGCAGAGCAGCGAACAGGCCGAGACCCAGCTGGGCGCCATACTCAAAAGGAAAAACTGGAAACGAGTGTCGTACAGCGTTATAACCAAAATCCATTGGCACTACAA ATCCGAAGAACGAGGGTTGTCACGTAAACACATTATCGAATCGGTGCGATCGTCCGTCGCGAGACTTCAACTCGACTACATTGACATCGTTCTGATACAAAAAGCCGATCCGATGTGTCCACTCGAAG AAGTAGTTAGAGCTATGGATTTTCTCGTATCAGAAGGACTCATAATGTATTGGGGCACAGCTAAATGGTCACCAATCGATGTCACAGAAATGTACACTGCTTGCAGACAATTAAATTGCTCTACACCAATCCTAGAACAATCTGAATACCATATGTTGTGCAGGGAAAAAGTTGAGATTTACATGCCTGAACTGTATAATAAGATCG GTGTGGGTTTAATGGCTTGGTCACCATTAGCCATGGGATTATTGCCTTCTTTCAAAGACTCGCTCAGAAGCAGATCGTCCAATAGG ACAAAAGCTTCCAGTATCAGTTGGAATCAAGACGATCGAAAACCACCTAGTAAAGAG AACAATGAACCATTGACAAGAAATACTAaggaaatattgttttcaatttcattAATAGCAGACCGTCTCGGCTGTAGCTTAGTTCAACTGTGTATAGCATGGACATTAAAAAACGAAAGTGTTCAATGCCTCTTACTAGGAGCAGCAACGACACACCAGTTTTATCACGCTTTACATGGATTACAG tTGTTGCCAAAACTCAACTCAAATGTAATGGCCGAATTGGAGCGTATACTGGACAATAAGCCAGTACGACCACCAATGGTATCAACTCTAGCAATGAGATGA
- the LOC132932005 gene encoding voltage-gated potassium channel subunit beta-2 isoform X1 produces MAEAAARHELYTQQQWAHQRAERAERNAERLEREIQAQAASAAASESLAELHYVDSLSGSVQSICKAPIASLDCMADLGSTTEQLCAKLQATAVKESVDRVSSAAQSPSLTSGLRYRNLGKSGLRVSNIGLATWTTYNTAINEEQLDAVVTAAYNAGINLFDLTEGPQSSEQAETQLGAILKRKNWKRVSYSVITKIHWHYKSEERGLSRKHIIESVRSSVARLQLDYIDIVLIQKADPMCPLEEVVRAMDFLVSEGLIMYWGTAKWSPIDVTEMYTACRQLNCSTPILEQSEYHMLCREKVEIYMPELYNKIGVGLMAWSPLAMGLLPSFKDSLRSRSSNRTKASSISWNQDDRKPPSKENNEPLTRNTKEILFSISLIADRLGCSLVQLCIAWTLKNESVQCLLLGAATTHQFYHALHGLQLLPKLNSNVMAELERILDNKPVRPPMVSTLAMR; encoded by the exons ATGGCCGAGGCGGCGGCCCGACACGAGCTGTACACGCAACAGCAGTGGGCCCACCAGCGGGCCGAACGCGCCGAGCGAAACGCCGAGAGACTGGAGAGGGAGATACAGGCGCAAGCCGCCTCGGCCGCCGCGTCAGAGTCCCTCGCCGAGCTGCACTACGTCGACAGCCTGTCCGGGTCCGTCCAATCCAT ATGCAAGGCACCGATAGCCAGCCTAGACTGCATGGCCGACCTGGGCAGTACCACGGAACAGCTGTGTGCCAAGCTGCAAGCGACCGCGGTCAAGGAGTCGGTTGACCGGGTGTCGTCCGCGGCACAATCGCCCAGCCTGACGTCCGGGCTCCGGTACCGGAACTTGGGTAAAAGCGGCCTGCGCGTATCCAACATCGGGCTGGCCACGTGGACCACATACAACACGGCCATCAATGAGGAACAGCTAGACGCGGTGGTGACGGCCGCGTACAACGCCGGCATCAACCTGTTCGACCTTACTGAGGGTCCGCAGAGCAGCGAACAGGCCGAGACCCAGCTGGGCGCCATACTCAAAAGGAAAAACTGGAAACGAGTGTCGTACAGCGTTATAACCAAAATCCATTGGCACTACAA ATCCGAAGAACGAGGGTTGTCACGTAAACACATTATCGAATCGGTGCGATCGTCCGTCGCGAGACTTCAACTCGACTACATTGACATCGTTCTGATACAAAAAGCCGATCCGATGTGTCCACTCGAAG AAGTAGTTAGAGCTATGGATTTTCTCGTATCAGAAGGACTCATAATGTATTGGGGCACAGCTAAATGGTCACCAATCGATGTCACAGAAATGTACACTGCTTGCAGACAATTAAATTGCTCTACACCAATCCTAGAACAATCTGAATACCATATGTTGTGCAGGGAAAAAGTTGAGATTTACATGCCTGAACTGTATAATAAGATCG GTGTGGGTTTAATGGCTTGGTCACCATTAGCCATGGGATTATTGCCTTCTTTCAAAGACTCGCTCAGAAGCAGATCGTCCAATAGG ACAAAAGCTTCCAGTATCAGTTGGAATCAAGACGATCGAAAACCACCTAGTAAAGAG AACAATGAACCATTGACAAGAAATACTAaggaaatattgttttcaatttcattAATAGCAGACCGTCTCGGCTGTAGCTTAGTTCAACTGTGTATAGCATGGACATTAAAAAACGAAAGTGTTCAATGCCTCTTACTAGGAGCAGCAACGACACACCAGTTTTATCACGCTTTACATGGATTACAG tTGTTGCCAAAACTCAACTCAAATGTAATGGCCGAATTGGAGCGTATACTGGACAATAAGCCAGTACGACCACCAATGGTATCAACTCTAGCAATGAGATGA